The following are from one region of the Paenibacillus bovis genome:
- a CDS encoding PP2C family protein-serine/threonine phosphatase, with translation MRRENSDVKTAFVSEAGSLLDNRDYFAYTELDDMACYVLADGLDEDQQQRSAELAAKIILENFMEKPTMSKWRIRRWLKEAHETLKFESRRMRLKASLLVVVTDYTKYVCASSGNTRLHHLRNGRLLLKSNDQSLAQIMADRGKLAPDRVYHHEESSNLMQYLGMPEGFGMSFVRKTRMVDGDVLLLSSAGLWKGLDLTEILDSLSEAKGPEEFTDTLEEVLLSKQSYYYDNYTAAAVYMNKVYQDDPKKKWRIIRRILIAALVFFVLGGGVLWATYRNIEKKAEAAANLVEYQQTGDQYTQQGDYSKALKSYSQARNAAIKIKDRLHKITLTDKMKIAQALVDGDGHLKNQEYDKAIISYQLAQKQAENYPIFSEADIQKKLDQTKSFAAVNETVKDADLKFQSGEYSAAKKLYEQASKEAIQASYTDAQKDVATKLNDTQAKLDDIQQQTQELRAEKQEKRGDKALDAGNYDLAVDAYGDAQGIYQDIDKLEKVLAMERKISKVEAEQDKLAEEAKSAADAASAASAQAAAAAAMNNSMPAAAAGTNAAGTAANSPDTTASGTSGTAAGTGSGTQYGLTDSRIAR, from the coding sequence ATGAGAAGGGAAAATAGCGATGTAAAGACGGCTTTTGTGTCGGAAGCAGGCTCTTTGCTCGATAATCGTGATTATTTTGCATATACGGAACTGGATGATATGGCCTGTTATGTACTGGCGGATGGGCTGGATGAAGATCAGCAGCAGCGCAGCGCCGAGCTGGCTGCCAAGATCATTCTCGAGAACTTTATGGAAAAGCCGACAATGTCCAAATGGCGCATACGCAGATGGTTAAAAGAAGCACATGAGACGCTCAAGTTCGAGAGTCGCCGGATGCGCCTCAAGGCCAGTCTGCTTGTTGTCGTTACCGACTATACCAAGTATGTGTGTGCCTCCAGCGGGAATACCCGTCTGCATCATCTGCGTAACGGTCGTTTGTTGCTCAAAAGTAATGACCAGAGTCTCGCCCAGATTATGGCGGACCGCGGCAAGCTGGCACCGGACCGTGTATATCATCACGAAGAGAGCAGTAATCTGATGCAGTACCTTGGCATGCCGGAAGGATTTGGAATGTCCTTTGTCCGCAAAACGCGTATGGTCGATGGCGATGTACTGCTACTGAGCAGTGCAGGACTGTGGAAAGGTCTCGACCTGACCGAAATTCTGGATTCGCTATCTGAAGCCAAAGGCCCGGAGGAATTCACGGATACGCTGGAAGAGGTACTGCTGAGCAAGCAATCTTATTACTATGACAACTATACGGCAGCAGCCGTTTATATGAACAAGGTGTATCAGGATGATCCCAAGAAAAAATGGCGGATTATCCGTCGTATTCTGATTGCTGCATTGGTATTTTTTGTACTCGGTGGGGGCGTATTATGGGCCACCTATCGCAATATCGAGAAAAAAGCCGAAGCGGCGGCCAATCTGGTCGAGTATCAGCAGACCGGTGATCAGTATACCCAGCAGGGCGATTACAGCAAAGCACTCAAGTCTTATAGTCAAGCCCGTAATGCGGCGATCAAGATCAAGGATCGCCTGCACAAGATAACACTGACCGACAAGATGAAAATTGCCCAGGCGCTCGTCGATGGTGATGGTCATCTCAAGAACCAGGAATACGATAAGGCCATTATCAGTTATCAGCTGGCGCAAAAGCAGGCGGAGAATTATCCGATTTTCAGTGAAGCGGATATCCAGAAAAAGCTGGATCAGACCAAATCGTTTGCCGCTGTAAATGAAACAGTCAAAGATGCGGATCTCAAGTTCCAGTCCGGCGAATACAGCGCAGCCAAAAAGCTGTATGAACAAGCGAGCAAAGAAGCTATTCAGGCTTCCTACACAGATGCCCAAAAAGATGTAGCAACCAAGCTCAATGATACACAGGCCAAGCTGGATGATATTCAGCAGCAAACCCAGGAACTGCGCGCCGAGAAACAGGAAAAGCGTGGAGACAAGGCACTGGATGCCGGCAACTATGATCTGGCTGTAGATGCTTATGGGGATGCACAGGGCATTTACCAGGATATCGATAAGCTGGAGAAAGTACTGGCGATGGAACGCAAAATCAGCAAAGTCGAAGCCGAGCAGGACAAGCTTGCCGAAGAAGCCAAAAGTGCTGCTGATGCGGCATCCGCAGCATCTGCCCAGGCAGCGGCTGCAGCAGCAATGAACAACAGCATGCCAGCAGCTGCAGCAGGCACAAATGCGGCCGGTACAGCAGCCAATAGCCCGGATACAACAGCTTCCGGCACAAGCGGTACAGCAGCCGGTACAGGTTCGGGAACACAGTACGGACTGACAGACAGCCGGATTGCCAGATAA
- a CDS encoding PP2C family protein-serine/threonine phosphatase — MSGIPYIIVLCACIVLIVLIIWRRRLVAGMQGDLILVGETAREASQVLIGNGQTIGTRAEQDDYFASKTTAAGTLAVLADGISGLANGRMASTLAVTTFLREYDEVQNYQQIPDYMEEAAYASNREIVQQLKGNHGGTTLAAVVINGHHLYWGAVGDSIISVFRNNSFIPVNSMHTLGAVLQQKVLAGEMTREQADSSPQRKQLVNYLGYEAFDSMEIGDYPFVLRPGDKVLLCSDGIHDALTEVELEAILTSTDDPQDAADQIIDSIEQKNLKHQDNATVIIMQQG; from the coding sequence ATGAGTGGAATACCTTATATTATCGTGCTCTGTGCCTGTATTGTACTAATCGTACTCATCATCTGGCGCCGCCGTTTAGTAGCAGGAATGCAGGGAGATCTCATTCTGGTAGGCGAGACAGCCAGAGAAGCTTCTCAGGTGCTGATCGGTAATGGCCAGACGATTGGAACACGCGCCGAACAGGATGACTATTTTGCCAGCAAAACGACTGCAGCCGGTACACTAGCTGTTCTGGCGGACGGAATCAGTGGTCTGGCCAACGGAAGAATGGCGAGTACGCTGGCAGTTACGACTTTCCTGCGGGAATATGATGAAGTACAGAATTACCAGCAGATTCCGGATTATATGGAAGAAGCGGCCTATGCGAGCAACCGCGAGATTGTCCAGCAGCTCAAAGGCAATCACGGAGGCACTACGCTAGCTGCCGTTGTCATTAACGGACATCATCTGTACTGGGGAGCCGTAGGCGACAGCATTATCAGCGTATTTCGCAATAACAGCTTTATTCCGGTCAACTCCATGCATACGCTGGGTGCCGTACTGCAGCAAAAAGTACTCGCTGGCGAGATGACCCGGGAGCAGGCAGACAGCAGTCCACAGCGCAAGCAGCTGGTCAATTATCTGGGCTATGAAGCTTTTGACAGTATGGAAATAGGAGACTATCCATTCGTACTGCGTCCAGGGGACAAAGTACTGCTGTGCAGCGACGGTATTCATGACGCGCTGACAGAAGTGGAACTAGAAGCTATTCTGACAAGTACAGACGATCCGCAGGATGCTGCTGATCAGATCATTGATAGTATTGAGCAAAAAAATCTGAAGCATCAGGATAATGCGACTGTCATCATTATGCAGCAGGGCTAA
- a CDS encoding FHA domain-containing protein has translation MSLTRCPNGHMFSTRRHGSTCPYCNTVVAAEAAYPNQRPAVRVQDEEDKTMPYLGETVGIHPVTGWLVCIEGPQLGQDYRIMAEKNFIGRAEEMHIRIIGDNTISRRNHAVIVYDPKKRNFYLLPGDASGLAYHNNEAVYSPVELNAYDVIQLGHSKFIFIPLCGAHFEWENNAMIAE, from the coding sequence ATGAGTTTGACCAGATGCCCGAATGGACACATGTTCAGTACAAGAAGACACGGAAGTACTTGCCCTTATTGCAATACGGTTGTAGCTGCTGAAGCGGCGTATCCGAATCAGCGTCCTGCTGTACGTGTTCAGGATGAAGAAGACAAAACAATGCCTTACCTCGGAGAGACAGTAGGCATTCATCCGGTTACCGGCTGGCTGGTCTGCATCGAAGGACCACAATTGGGTCAGGATTATCGTATTATGGCGGAGAAAAACTTTATCGGTCGTGCTGAAGAAATGCATATCCGTATTATTGGTGATAACACAATTTCCAGACGTAATCATGCCGTTATCGTCTATGATCCGAAAAAGCGCAACTTCTATCTGCTGCCGGGTGATGCTTCGGGACTGGCTTACCATAACAATGAGGCCGTGTATTCGCCGGTAGAGCTGAATGCGTATGATGTGATCCAGCTGGGACACAGCAAATTTATCTTTATCCCGTTGTGCGGTGCCCACTTCGAATGGGAAAACAACGCCATGATTGCAGAATAG
- a CDS encoding FHA domain-containing protein codes for MKSERTAGLWCIDIGIALISLSTLVYIFVIPSILLKIVAILAMVVAFGWYAYHHFFKNQTDVPVYQEVREIILIDEFGERIKGWDIVGETSMLIGKNTRHNKVDIDLSGSDYASLISSQHAVLNCVNGEWYVEDADSSNGTGIRSAAQNKSNKIEIGRPYQIGPGDVLYIANTRLLVN; via the coding sequence GTGAAATCGGAAAGAACCGCAGGTTTATGGTGTATTGATATCGGTATTGCACTGATCTCGCTGTCTACACTGGTGTATATTTTTGTAATTCCATCGATTTTGCTAAAAATTGTAGCGATTCTGGCTATGGTTGTTGCTTTCGGCTGGTATGCCTATCACCATTTTTTCAAAAATCAAACCGATGTACCCGTTTATCAGGAAGTGCGCGAAATTATTCTTATCGATGAATTCGGCGAGCGGATCAAAGGCTGGGATATCGTTGGAGAAACCAGCATGCTGATCGGCAAAAATACCCGTCACAACAAAGTGGATATTGATCTATCCGGCAGCGACTATGCTTCACTCATTAGTTCGCAGCATGCCGTACTGAATTGTGTCAATGGCGAATGGTATGTAGAAGATGCAGATTCCAGCAATGGTACCGGTATTCGTTCTGCAGCCCAAAATAAGTCCAATAAAATCGAAATCGGACGTCCCTATCAGATTGGACCGGGAGACGTTTTATATATTGCGAACACCAGACTACTCGTAAATTAA
- a CDS encoding DnaJ domain-containing protein produces MINYYEVLGVSRTATAAEIKQTYRKLAKQYHPDTNQGSTEAEQKFKQVQQAYEILSNDDTRQQHDQKLAGASTGRTAPNGQTAGNRASNKTTASAGSKDFDPRDVQTQFERFFGFNPKNNNVSIKKDDNKKKNPLDTSAIFEQYFGPGKK; encoded by the coding sequence TTGATCAATTATTATGAGGTGTTGGGGGTATCCCGAACAGCTACAGCAGCCGAGATCAAACAGACCTATCGCAAGCTCGCCAAACAGTACCACCCGGATACCAATCAGGGCAGTACAGAAGCTGAACAGAAGTTCAAGCAGGTACAGCAGGCTTATGAGATTCTGAGTAATGACGATACCCGTCAACAACACGATCAAAAGCTGGCAGGAGCATCAACAGGTCGCACTGCTCCCAATGGACAGACAGCAGGCAACCGTGCTTCCAACAAAACGACTGCATCGGCAGGCAGCAAAGATTTTGACCCGCGTGATGTGCAAACCCAGTTTGAGCGCTTTTTTGGTTTTAATCCCAAAAATAATAATGTATCTATCAAAAAAGATGACAACAAAAAGAAAAATCCGCTGGATACCTCGGCAATTTTTGAACAGTATTTTGGCCCCGGAAAAAAATGA
- a CDS encoding serine/threonine protein kinase, with protein sequence MNKKMNNPALTRNQKLANTYLIRRTLSVSELSVVYVARHMEKGTLHVIKEFFPGALVERSRDRRSVQCSQPGLKSKYTEMLSTFRQEGSILRELNHPGIVKYEDEFEENNTAYLVMEYCRGITLDRYIRQSAPQADPAFMQSRLLPVIEALEHIHQLGYIHRDVKPSNIMLVEDGQTKLLDFGSAVRYQNKTHSILTTAGYSPIEFYSGRSSQGPVSDIYSLAATFYFCCQGRAPVDVPKRLFNDTLEKLGSEQVSSPILSRVIHWGLAVSADKRCTSLKWFKIAVQAERFWKRNLVLTRSKKGASAAVEPESITVPDTASLSAFADAEESMKESTHLSK encoded by the coding sequence ATGAACAAGAAAATGAACAATCCGGCCCTTACCCGCAATCAGAAGCTTGCAAATACATATCTGATTCGCCGCACATTATCTGTCAGCGAATTATCTGTTGTCTATGTGGCAAGACATATGGAAAAGGGCACCCTGCATGTAATCAAAGAATTTTTCCCAGGAGCGCTGGTGGAGCGCAGTCGTGATCGCCGGTCTGTGCAATGTTCCCAGCCAGGGCTAAAATCTAAATATACCGAAATGCTGTCTACCTTCCGTCAGGAGGGCAGTATTCTGCGTGAATTGAATCATCCGGGTATTGTGAAATATGAGGACGAGTTTGAGGAAAATAATACGGCTTATCTGGTAATGGAATACTGTCGCGGCATTACGCTGGATCGTTATATCCGTCAATCTGCGCCACAGGCTGACCCTGCTTTTATGCAGTCCAGACTGTTGCCGGTTATTGAAGCGCTGGAGCATATTCATCAACTCGGTTATATTCACCGGGATGTAAAGCCTAGCAATATTATGCTGGTCGAAGATGGACAGACCAAGCTGCTGGATTTTGGATCGGCAGTACGGTATCAGAATAAAACCCACAGTATCCTTACCACTGCAGGCTATTCGCCGATCGAGTTTTATTCCGGGCGTTCAAGTCAGGGACCGGTATCGGATATTTATAGTCTGGCCGCTACGTTCTATTTTTGCTGTCAGGGCAGGGCTCCGGTCGATGTGCCCAAGCGTCTGTTTAACGATACCCTGGAAAAGCTCGGAAGTGAGCAGGTATCTTCTCCAATCCTTTCGCGGGTTATTCACTGGGGATTGGCGGTGTCGGCTGATAAGCGCTGTACTTCGCTGAAATGGTTCAAAATTGCTGTGCAGGCAGAACGTTTCTGGAAGCGAAATCTGGTGCTGACACGCAGCAAAAAGGGGGCTTCTGCAGCAGTTGAACCCGAGTCCATCACTGTACCGGACACAGCTTCTTTATCTGCATTTGCCGATGCAGAAGAGAGTATGAAAGAAAGCACTCATTTATCCAAATAA
- a CDS encoding HEAT repeat domain-containing protein, with protein MLQIRLCTRPQVIYMNLLEALSRESRLSMLKAQHEPVERRELMAEAGYYTFVMDDHSTLVYVIIDQSTSIPYLLLSGPSAEEAADLLYSTGMVGSADEVMQWCLQADTTEDKIDAICRLGIASYFQARPDIIEIFTRYMQDTDVRVRQSAVFATSFVGWQEFESMLLRTAEKDPDERVSMIAESAIRIMRNSDWKVERTMR; from the coding sequence ATGTTGCAGATCCGATTATGTACCCGGCCGCAGGTCATTTATATGAATCTGTTGGAAGCGTTATCCAGGGAAAGTCGTCTATCCATGTTAAAAGCGCAGCATGAACCGGTGGAACGAAGAGAACTGATGGCGGAAGCGGGATATTATACGTTTGTGATGGATGATCATTCAACGCTGGTTTATGTGATTATCGACCAGTCTACCAGTATTCCGTATTTGCTCTTATCCGGCCCTTCTGCCGAGGAGGCGGCTGATTTATTGTACAGTACGGGAATGGTAGGCTCGGCCGATGAAGTGATGCAGTGGTGTCTTCAGGCGGATACTACAGAAGACAAAATAGATGCGATTTGCCGGCTAGGTATTGCCTCCTACTTTCAGGCACGACCTGATATAATAGAAATTTTTACGCGGTATATGCAGGATACGGATGTGCGAGTCAGACAATCTGCTGTATTTGCAACCAGCTTTGTAGGCTGGCAGGAGTTCGAATCCATGCTGCTGCGCACAGCGGAGAAAGACCCGGATGAGCGCGTATCGATGATTGCAGAGAGCGCTATTCGTATTATGCGTAATAGCGACTGGAAAGTCGAGAGAACGATGCGATAA
- a CDS encoding OFA family MFS transporter — protein sequence MLTHTQASMSQPQSSSKPANRWLIALGTVIVQMGLGTIYTWSLFNQPLVDKFGWELSSVAITFSITSFALAFATLFSGKLQEKWGIRRLIGTAGIVLGLGLMLSSQVSSLSLLYLLAGVVVGFADGTAYMTSLSNLIKWFPERKGLISGISVGAYGTGSLIFKYINGSLIGSAGVSMAFLYWGIIVLLMIVIGSRLIREAVVTDTAPAQNAQQVKNGTNKHQKVSTSAPMVVNHNYSVKEMLKTKEAYLLFIMFFTACMSGLYLIGIVKDIGVKLAGLDLATAANAVAMIAIFNTVGRIILGALSDKVGRIKVICVTFIVTAAAVAVLSFVPLTYGIFFAAVAAIAFCFGGNITVFPTIVSDFFGLKNHGKNYGVIYQGFGIGALSGSFVAAWMGGFKPTFIVIGIMCIISFLIAVFIKPPVAPQAAQEEAAKEAKWSAKPHTARG from the coding sequence ATGTTAACTCACACTCAAGCTTCGATGTCACAACCCCAATCTTCCAGCAAGCCTGCCAACCGCTGGCTGATCGCGCTCGGAACCGTTATTGTACAAATGGGACTCGGTACCATTTATACCTGGAGCCTGTTCAATCAGCCGCTTGTTGACAAGTTTGGCTGGGAACTCAGCTCGGTTGCTATTACATTTTCGATTACCAGCTTTGCACTGGCATTTGCCACTTTGTTCTCGGGTAAATTACAGGAAAAATGGGGGATTCGTCGCCTCATTGGAACAGCTGGTATTGTGCTTGGTCTGGGTCTTATGCTTAGCTCGCAGGTATCCTCCTTGTCACTGCTGTATTTGCTGGCTGGTGTAGTTGTCGGCTTTGCAGATGGTACCGCCTATATGACTTCACTCTCGAATCTGATTAAATGGTTCCCTGAACGCAAAGGACTGATCTCGGGTATCTCGGTGGGTGCTTATGGTACAGGTAGTCTGATTTTTAAATATATCAATGGTTCGTTGATTGGTTCAGCCGGTGTATCGATGGCATTTCTGTACTGGGGAATTATTGTTCTGCTCATGATCGTTATTGGTTCACGCCTGATTCGTGAAGCGGTCGTCACTGACACTGCTCCTGCTCAAAACGCTCAACAAGTGAAAAATGGTACAAACAAACATCAAAAAGTATCGACATCTGCGCCAATGGTCGTCAATCATAACTATTCCGTCAAGGAAATGCTCAAAACCAAAGAAGCGTACTTACTGTTTATTATGTTCTTTACCGCTTGTATGAGCGGTCTGTATCTGATCGGTATCGTCAAGGATATCGGTGTAAAGCTGGCAGGTCTGGATCTGGCCACAGCAGCCAATGCCGTTGCCATGATCGCCATTTTCAATACGGTGGGCCGTATTATTCTGGGCGCACTGTCAGATAAAGTAGGCCGGATCAAAGTCATTTGCGTTACCTTTATCGTGACAGCTGCGGCGGTGGCTGTACTGAGCTTTGTACCATTGACCTATGGCATTTTCTTTGCTGCTGTAGCAGCGATTGCGTTTTGCTTTGGCGGTAATATTACCGTGTTCCCTACCATCGTCAGTGATTTCTTCGGTCTGAAAAATCATGGCAAAAACTATGGAGTGATCTATCAGGGCTTTGGGATTGGTGCTTTATCCGGTTCATTTGTAGCTGCATGGATGGGCGGCTTCAAGCCAACCTTTATCGTGATCGGTATTATGTGTATTATTTCTTTCCTGATTGCGGTATTTATCAAGCCTCCGGTAGCGCCGCAGGCAGCGCAGGAAGAAGCCGCCAAAGAAGCCAAATGGAGTGCCAAACCGCATACAGCACGTGGATAA
- a CDS encoding LytR/AlgR family response regulator transcription factor: MKAIVVEDEFLARQELEYYIKTYSSIEITGSFDDGLDVLKYVQNHEVDAIFLDINIPSLDGVLLAHNISKFSRKPYIIFITAYKEHAAEAFEIEAFDYILKPYSESRITSMLRKLENTYERDQQRTDGITSPNAQRPSASSQQPDHTSSAAHPVVGSSQAFVHHQVDHPAAHTAHALQGKISLWKNDKIQVIPVDDVYYASASEKVTHVYTRRDEYTVNASISEFQATLPEEYFFRCHRSYIVNISKIREIVPWFNNTYLLRLHDMEYEVPVSRSKAKEFRQIMNI, encoded by the coding sequence ATGAAAGCAATCGTAGTGGAAGACGAATTTCTGGCCCGGCAGGAGCTGGAATACTATATCAAAACGTACAGCAGTATCGAGATCACGGGAAGCTTTGACGATGGTCTGGATGTGCTGAAATATGTGCAAAATCATGAGGTGGATGCCATATTCCTCGATATTAATATTCCGTCTCTTGACGGCGTACTGCTCGCACATAATATCAGCAAATTCTCGCGCAAGCCGTATATTATTTTTATTACAGCGTACAAGGAACATGCGGCCGAAGCATTTGAGATCGAAGCGTTCGACTATATTCTGAAGCCATACAGCGAATCACGGATTACGTCCATGCTGCGCAAGCTAGAGAATACGTATGAGCGTGATCAGCAGCGCACAGACGGTATCACCAGTCCGAATGCGCAACGTCCTTCTGCAAGCTCCCAGCAGCCGGACCATACGAGTTCAGCAGCTCATCCTGTTGTAGGCAGCAGCCAGGCTTTTGTACATCACCAGGTCGATCATCCGGCCGCTCATACTGCTCATGCGCTGCAGGGCAAGATCAGTCTCTGGAAAAATGACAAGATTCAGGTAATCCCTGTAGATGACGTCTATTATGCCTCAGCGAGCGAGAAGGTGACCCACGTATACACCCGTCGGGACGAATATACGGTAAATGCGAGTATCAGCGAATTTCAGGCTACATTGCCGGAGGAGTATTTTTTCCGTTGTCACCGTTCTTATATCGTGAATATCAGCAAAATACGGGAAATTGTTCCGTGGTTTAATAACACTTATTTACTTCGATTACATGATATGGAATACGAAGTTCCGGTCAGCCGAAGCAAGGCCAAAGAGTTCCGGCAGATCATGAATATATAA
- a CDS encoding sensor histidine kinase — translation MTKLEALALSGNYTGIILLQLFERAALLLICLFLLSKLPHFRQIFQKEVLDTKDRIILSVIFSGFAILGTYTGINVEGSLVNVRIIAVVSGGILFGWPVGLITGVVSGLHRYLIDIDGVTSLPCLITSIIAGILSGYIHSRISRKRRWIVGIIAGMACEALTMLLILLMANPAELGREIVSIIALPMIIGEVSVGLIVLFVQGVEGERENIAARQAKLALDIANKTLPYFRSINSDSLRKICTIIREDIQADAVAITDTRFILAYVGIGEERYNIGNEIITDATKQAISSGEIVIINDDTEGKVPNIQSLIIIPLKEKSIVTGALKIYYSKAYKITYSLQTLAVGLSQIISTLMEVSRIEQMKEMANKAEIKALQTSINPHFLFNALNAIASSIRIDPDNAREMIINLSGYLRHSLEWSDQLIDINKELGQVVNYVEIEKARFGSKLTVIYDIDEEVEVKIPSLIIQPLVENAIVHGILKGRGSGTVTLSVKDRGEEVEIIVEDTGTGIEDEIIRKVYTSQMPENRIGLSNVHQRVKLIYGEGLHIERLDKGTRIQFKIKKERL, via the coding sequence ATGACGAAGCTGGAGGCATTGGCATTGAGCGGAAACTATACAGGTATTATATTGTTGCAACTATTCGAACGGGCAGCTTTGCTGCTTATTTGCTTGTTTTTACTCAGCAAGCTGCCGCATTTTCGGCAGATTTTCCAAAAGGAAGTGCTGGATACCAAAGACCGGATTATTTTATCGGTTATTTTTAGTGGGTTTGCTATTTTGGGCACGTATACCGGCATCAATGTAGAAGGCTCTCTGGTCAATGTGCGTATTATTGCAGTCGTGTCCGGGGGGATTCTTTTTGGATGGCCGGTGGGTCTGATTACAGGTGTGGTATCGGGGCTGCACCGCTATCTGATTGATATAGACGGAGTCACTTCATTGCCCTGTCTGATCACCAGCATTATCGCTGGTATTTTATCGGGATATATTCACAGCCGGATCAGCCGCAAACGGCGCTGGATCGTTGGAATTATTGCAGGGATGGCCTGTGAAGCACTGACCATGCTGCTAATTCTGCTGATGGCGAATCCGGCAGAATTGGGGCGTGAGATTGTCTCGATTATTGCTTTGCCGATGATTATTGGTGAAGTGAGTGTAGGACTGATTGTTTTATTTGTACAGGGTGTAGAAGGCGAGCGGGAAAATATTGCTGCCAGACAGGCAAAGCTTGCGCTGGACATCGCCAACAAGACCCTGCCGTATTTCCGATCGATCAACAGCGATTCGCTGCGCAAAATATGCACTATTATCCGCGAAGATATACAGGCTGATGCGGTAGCAATTACAGATACGCGATTTATCCTGGCTTATGTAGGGATTGGCGAAGAGCGGTATAATATTGGCAATGAGATTATTACGGATGCGACCAAGCAGGCGATTTCCAGCGGAGAGATTGTCATTATTAATGATGATACCGAGGGTAAGGTGCCGAATATTCAATCCCTGATTATTATTCCGCTCAAGGAGAAAAGTATCGTCACTGGCGCTCTCAAAATTTATTACAGCAAAGCCTACAAAATCACCTATTCCCTGCAGACGTTGGCTGTCGGGCTGTCCCAGATCATTTCCACTCTGATGGAAGTTTCACGGATCGAGCAGATGAAGGAGATGGCCAACAAAGCCGAGATCAAGGCGCTGCAGACAAGTATCAATCCGCATTTTCTATTCAATGCACTAAATGCGATTGCGTCCTCTATCCGCATTGATCCGGATAATGCACGGGAAATGATTATTAATCTGTCCGGTTATTTGCGCCATAGTCTGGAATGGAGCGATCAGCTGATCGATATTAACAAAGAACTCGGTCAGGTAGTCAATTATGTAGAGATTGAGAAAGCACGATTCGGAAGCAAGCTGACGGTTATTTATGATATCGACGAAGAAGTGGAAGTAAAGATTCCAAGCCTGATTATTCAGCCGCTTGTGGAAAATGCAATCGTGCATGGTATTCTCAAAGGGAGAGGATCTGGTACAGTCACCCTGTCTGTCAAAGATCGTGGTGAAGAGGTAGAGATTATCGTAGAAGATACCGGCACAGGCATAGAGGATGAAATTATCCGCAAAGTGTATACCAGTCAGATGCCGGAAAATCGGATCGGTCTCTCCAATGTACATCAGCGGGTAAAGCTGATCTACGGAGAAGGGCTGCATATCGAGCGGCTAGACAAAGGTACCCGCATCCAATTCAAGATCAAAAAGGAGCGTCTATGA